From Permianibacter aggregans, a single genomic window includes:
- a CDS encoding HDOD domain-containing protein, with protein sequence MSITALFARLHDDINFDRLKMPALPDVALRVQQVMQSPDCDLASLARLIQLDPGLSAYLLQIVNSPLYRGARKVDQLATALARMGLSATRNYVYSYAMMALYEPQSPVLKPLLKKQWQFSTRLAALSSVLAPHFPPLNTDQATLAGLMQDIGMLPLLAKIVEYPQLLTQKDLLLETLERFAGQVGASLLERWNFDESLVETARARGDWQRDHHGPADYADIVTIARFHALLGTPQAQRLPGLAQIPAFKKLPASLKSPSFSMELLTEAKAQVQEIQRGLAGSS encoded by the coding sequence ATGAGCATCACCGCGCTGTTCGCCCGCCTGCATGACGACATCAATTTCGACCGGCTGAAAATGCCGGCACTGCCCGATGTCGCCTTGCGCGTGCAACAGGTCATGCAATCACCCGATTGCGATTTGGCGAGCCTGGCTCGACTGATCCAACTCGACCCCGGCTTGAGCGCCTACCTGCTGCAAATCGTCAACAGCCCGCTCTATCGCGGCGCCCGCAAGGTCGACCAACTGGCGACAGCATTGGCCCGGATGGGCCTGTCCGCTACCCGCAACTACGTTTACAGCTACGCGATGATGGCGCTGTACGAACCGCAATCACCGGTGCTGAAACCGCTGCTGAAAAAGCAGTGGCAGTTCTCGACCCGGTTGGCGGCGCTATCGAGTGTGTTGGCTCCGCACTTCCCGCCGCTGAATACCGATCAAGCAACCTTGGCCGGCTTGATGCAGGACATCGGCATGCTGCCGCTGTTGGCGAAAATCGTTGAATACCCACAACTATTGACGCAAAAAGATCTGCTGTTGGAAACTCTGGAACGTTTCGCCGGCCAAGTTGGCGCCAGTCTGCTGGAACGCTGGAATTTTGATGAATCGCTGGTCGAAACCGCCCGTGCCCGCGGCGACTGGCAGCGCGATCATCACGGCCCGGCCGACTACGCCGACATTGTCACCATTGCCCGCTTCCACGCTCTGCTCGGCACACCCCAAGCGCAACGATTACCGGGCTTGGCGCAGATACCGGCGTTCAAGAAATTGCCGGCCTCACTGAAAAGCCCGTCGTTCTCAATGGAGCTGTTAACCGAGGCGAAAGCGCAGGTGCAGGAAATTCAGCGCGGACTCGCTGGTTCAAGTTGA
- a CDS encoding putative bifunctional diguanylate cyclase/phosphodiesterase, which yields MKPPLQLLLVEDSQDDADLLAIALRRGGLEAEVSRVDSAEQFRAALLDATWDVILSDVNLPGFGAEAALRIVDQLAVSTPFIVVSGHLNTEEAVTMMRAGAEDFVKKDDMARLVPAVERAIRDAELLRDKKQAEVKVRKLSQAVEQSPGGVVILDRSGRIEYINAAFAQMLNEERENVLNHSFYDLLSKNSPTHRTQQIQRALDVGGHWRGEVHTRTHDGSAIWLYVTLSPMRTEESIIEHYLVMAEDISVRKEYEQKLMRQASYDELTKLPNRLLAFDRISVALADARRNQHKAALFFLDLDNFKNVNDTLGHFAGDALLVEAATRLGSCLRENTTLARFGGDEFLIVMPDLDSPNSAHLVAQRILKALQQPFYIQGRELFVTASLGITVFPDDGENTQALLQNADAAMYRSKDIGRNSYSFFTKEMNQQVSQRLGIETQLRRALSQHEFHLAYQPVMDAASGQMVAVEALLRWNNKELGFVPPDRFIPIAEETGLIVPIGEWVLREATRQVAQWQRHYGLPLRLAVNVSARQFQGEGLLPLLREVLDETGFAPESLELEITERLILNETASNSEQLLRIHEMGVSLSVDDFGTGFSALSYLKRFPFRVLKIDRSFIRDICTDQGDASLTKAIIAMAHGLGLHVIAEGVEEQSQEQFLMASQCDMLQGYYYSRPLPAADIEPFIQRFQQQANTG from the coding sequence ATGAAGCCGCCGTTACAGCTTTTGCTGGTTGAAGACTCACAGGACGACGCCGATTTGCTGGCCATTGCGCTGCGCCGAGGCGGGCTTGAGGCCGAGGTGAGCCGGGTCGATTCGGCTGAACAATTCCGAGCAGCGCTGTTGGATGCCACCTGGGATGTCATTCTTTCTGATGTCAATCTGCCCGGTTTTGGCGCCGAGGCGGCGTTGCGTATTGTCGATCAGTTGGCGGTATCTACCCCCTTTATTGTCGTTTCTGGCCATTTGAATACCGAAGAAGCGGTGACGATGATGCGCGCCGGCGCTGAAGACTTCGTCAAAAAAGACGATATGGCCCGGCTGGTGCCCGCCGTCGAACGGGCGATACGTGACGCCGAGCTGCTGCGCGACAAAAAGCAGGCCGAAGTAAAAGTCCGCAAATTAAGTCAGGCCGTGGAGCAAAGCCCCGGCGGCGTGGTGATTCTCGACCGCAGCGGCCGCATCGAATACATCAATGCCGCGTTCGCGCAAATGCTCAATGAAGAACGCGAAAACGTGTTGAACCATTCTTTCTATGATTTGCTGAGCAAGAACTCACCGACCCATCGTACCCAGCAGATCCAGCGTGCGCTTGACGTTGGCGGCCATTGGCGCGGCGAGGTGCATACCCGCACCCATGATGGCAGCGCCATCTGGCTGTATGTAACGCTATCGCCGATGCGCACTGAAGAAAGCATCATCGAACATTATCTGGTGATGGCCGAAGACATCAGCGTGCGCAAGGAATACGAGCAAAAACTGATGCGTCAGGCCAGCTACGACGAGCTGACCAAATTGCCGAACCGCTTGCTGGCATTTGACCGCATTTCGGTGGCGCTGGCCGATGCCCGCCGCAACCAGCACAAAGCGGCGCTGTTTTTCCTGGATTTGGATAACTTCAAAAACGTTAACGACACGCTCGGTCATTTTGCCGGTGACGCGCTGCTGGTCGAGGCGGCAACCCGGCTGGGTTCCTGTTTGCGCGAGAACACGACCTTGGCCCGCTTTGGCGGCGATGAATTTTTGATCGTCATGCCGGATCTGGATTCGCCAAACAGCGCGCACCTGGTTGCTCAGCGCATTCTGAAAGCCTTGCAACAGCCTTTTTATATCCAGGGCCGCGAGTTGTTTGTGACCGCAAGTTTGGGCATCACGGTATTCCCGGACGATGGCGAAAACACCCAGGCGCTGCTGCAGAATGCCGACGCGGCGATGTATCGCAGCAAGGACATCGGCCGCAACAGCTACAGCTTTTTCACCAAGGAAATGAATCAGCAGGTGTCGCAGCGTTTGGGCATTGAAACCCAGTTGCGCCGGGCCTTGAGTCAGCATGAATTTCACTTGGCCTATCAGCCGGTGATGGATGCGGCCAGTGGTCAAATGGTCGCGGTCGAAGCACTGCTGCGTTGGAACAATAAAGAGCTTGGTTTTGTGCCGCCGGACCGGTTCATTCCGATAGCCGAGGAAACCGGGCTGATTGTGCCGATTGGTGAATGGGTGCTGCGGGAAGCGACACGCCAAGTGGCGCAATGGCAACGGCATTACGGCTTACCGCTGCGTTTGGCCGTCAACGTCTCGGCCCGGCAGTTCCAGGGCGAGGGCTTGCTGCCACTGCTGCGCGAGGTGCTCGATGAAACCGGTTTCGCCCCGGAATCGCTGGAGCTGGAAATCACCGAGCGCCTGATTCTGAACGAAACCGCCAGCAATTCAGAACAACTGCTGCGTATTCATGAGATGGGCGTCAGCCTGTCTGTGGATGATTTTGGTACCGGCTTTTCCGCGCTTTCCTACTTAAAGCGTTTTCCGTTCCGGGTACTGAAAATCGACCGCTCGTTTATTCGCGATATCTGCACCGATCAAGGCGATGCCTCGCTGACCAAAGCGATTATTGCGATGGCGCATGGTTTGGGCTTGCATGTCATCGCCGAAGGCGTCGAGGAGCAATCGCAGGAGCAATTCCTGATGGCCAGCCAGTGCGACATGCTGCAGGGCTATTATTACAGTCGACCATTGCCCGCCGCCGATATCGAGCCGTTTATCCAGCGTTTTCAGCAACAAGCCAATACCGGTTAA
- a CDS encoding ParA family protein: protein MTPQQSAQERLLTWLDIERQLKQRTSLWNCMPEGISLIDCFVSGMEVHHSCPEADVKEWLAEIFGSSYNKTNNVIRLRIGNAAYPVEFLNESQSESSDIERRTYPLWKEVTYVHEEKDKIGNKTEPPLKVQAPFWPTQWSSGPDLVSFHSFKGGVGRTTTLMTFVAACMQEVGTKPKRILVIDADLEAPGVSFWLDDVNKPAVSFVQLLEALHYPPTNTNETLDFFCDELRKTSLSLSGIQQELFILPAALDLSEIQDMPVAPEHLARNPQNPWQLSDYIHSLGQRLGVDAIFLDLRAGLSELASPILFDPRVDHFFVSTVAPQSVLGMREVLSRLHAFNSNLPLDRQRSATPTVVLSLLTKELREAGYYERALSVLNNAYPSNDTLTAGIVWLEADFQNTLMSVGSVRESLQVLPQSNRLFSSAKEWAQALYTEQKDSSLNLTQERMLLRQEKAKRLQEVCQRAQFAESDANAPILAIEPLLNLGKHFSKEPPNALMIGAKGAGKTFTYMQLVRTNSWLTFLTKLGFESNNIVDANIFPVLWSSNIEDTPKGEIKTAQNLALKSILADNKQIYLASTLSNKIRDNLKNPPDSWDAFWDELIIQQFGLGKSGLQELNNRLAQAENRVVLVFDGIEDVFEDVNQKSAVDAIQALLRLPNRMSELENRHLGTLIFVRADYVQAAIRQNLGQLLQRFHPFQLQWNPESFLRLAFMLSCQAGIYPDDPKSSENMRIEQLKDRLEELWGKKLGTEKSKEAHSARWVYSALCDLKGNVQARDLVRFLKFAAGFESTRSSQAWADRILSPENMRKAIPECSREKVAEAKQEIAPLRRWTGLMESSGVNHLKVPFSPEQAKLDTNLLSSLQEIGVIYEDLDGKLGEERLFLPEIYRYGLGFDTSATGRPRTQALLKKNIGSIPL, encoded by the coding sequence ATGACTCCCCAACAAAGCGCTCAAGAGCGTTTACTTACGTGGCTAGATATTGAGCGCCAACTAAAACAGCGAACATCATTGTGGAATTGCATGCCCGAAGGAATCTCATTGATTGATTGCTTTGTAAGTGGCATGGAGGTTCATCACTCATGCCCAGAGGCCGACGTAAAGGAATGGTTGGCAGAGATTTTCGGCTCAAGCTACAACAAGACAAACAATGTAATCCGTTTACGAATAGGGAATGCGGCCTATCCAGTTGAGTTTTTAAATGAATCACAATCTGAAAGTTCTGACATTGAGCGACGGACTTATCCACTATGGAAAGAAGTGACTTATGTTCATGAAGAAAAAGATAAAATTGGAAATAAAACCGAACCCCCCCTTAAAGTCCAAGCTCCATTTTGGCCGACCCAATGGAGCTCCGGACCCGACCTAGTATCATTTCATTCATTCAAAGGTGGTGTCGGTCGTACTACAACTCTAATGACGTTTGTAGCGGCTTGCATGCAGGAGGTCGGCACAAAGCCAAAGAGGATTTTAGTTATTGATGCGGACCTTGAAGCTCCTGGAGTTAGCTTTTGGCTAGATGATGTTAATAAGCCCGCAGTTTCCTTTGTGCAGCTACTGGAGGCACTGCACTATCCGCCGACAAACACAAATGAAACGCTTGATTTTTTTTGCGACGAGCTGCGTAAAACATCTTTAAGCCTATCAGGAATTCAACAAGAATTATTTATCCTACCCGCTGCACTGGATTTATCTGAAATTCAGGACATGCCTGTAGCCCCCGAACATCTAGCGCGAAACCCTCAAAATCCTTGGCAATTGTCAGATTATATTCACTCCTTGGGGCAGCGCTTAGGCGTAGATGCAATCTTTCTAGATCTTAGAGCAGGCTTGAGTGAACTAGCTAGTCCGATTCTTTTTGATCCTAGAGTAGATCACTTTTTTGTAAGCACAGTCGCACCTCAATCTGTACTAGGCATGAGAGAAGTACTTTCTCGTTTGCATGCCTTCAACAGCAATCTGCCGCTGGATAGGCAACGTTCAGCCACACCGACGGTGGTTCTTAGCTTGCTAACTAAGGAACTCAGAGAGGCAGGATACTACGAGCGAGCGTTGAGCGTTCTGAATAATGCTTACCCTAGTAACGACACCTTAACAGCAGGCATAGTTTGGCTGGAGGCAGATTTCCAAAACACCCTAATGTCGGTCGGATCTGTACGAGAGTCATTACAGGTATTACCACAGTCCAACCGCCTGTTTTCTAGCGCCAAGGAATGGGCTCAAGCACTATACACTGAACAAAAAGATTCATCCTTAAACCTCACGCAAGAACGAATGCTATTGAGGCAAGAAAAGGCAAAAAGACTTCAAGAGGTTTGTCAAAGAGCACAATTCGCAGAAAGTGATGCAAATGCCCCCATTTTAGCGATTGAACCACTTTTGAACTTAGGTAAGCATTTCTCAAAAGAGCCACCCAATGCCCTAATGATCGGAGCTAAAGGCGCGGGCAAGACCTTCACGTATATGCAATTAGTAAGGACCAACTCATGGCTTACTTTTCTAACAAAGCTTGGTTTCGAGAGCAACAACATCGTTGATGCAAATATTTTTCCGGTTCTTTGGTCCAGCAACATAGAGGACACTCCTAAGGGTGAGATTAAAACTGCACAGAATCTTGCTCTAAAGTCAATTTTGGCAGATAACAAACAGATTTATCTCGCCTCCACGTTATCTAACAAAATCAGAGATAATTTGAAGAACCCACCAGACTCTTGGGATGCGTTCTGGGATGAACTCATAATTCAACAGTTTGGATTGGGAAAAAGCGGATTGCAGGAACTCAACAACCGTCTCGCTCAAGCGGAAAATAGAGTTGTTCTGGTTTTTGACGGCATCGAAGATGTATTTGAAGATGTAAATCAAAAAAGTGCGGTGGACGCAATTCAGGCGCTGTTAAGATTACCCAACAGAATGAGCGAACTGGAAAATCGACACTTAGGGACACTTATTTTCGTGCGCGCTGACTACGTTCAAGCCGCAATTCGCCAGAATCTTGGGCAACTACTTCAACGGTTTCACCCCTTCCAGCTTCAGTGGAATCCTGAAAGCTTTTTGAGACTCGCTTTTATGTTGAGCTGCCAAGCAGGCATTTATCCCGACGACCCAAAGTCATCTGAAAATATGCGCATTGAGCAGCTGAAAGACCGGTTGGAAGAGTTATGGGGTAAGAAACTTGGTACTGAAAAATCCAAAGAGGCCCACTCTGCTCGCTGGGTTTATTCTGCACTATGCGATCTCAAGGGGAATGTTCAGGCGCGAGATTTAGTTCGATTCTTGAAATTCGCTGCCGGATTTGAGTCAACACGTTCCTCCCAAGCATGGGCTGACCGCATCCTTTCACCAGAAAACATGCGAAAAGCCATACCAGAATGTAGCCGCGAGAAGGTTGCGGAAGCCAAGCAAGAAATCGCTCCGTTACGAAGATGGACAGGCCTCATGGAAAGCTCTGGCGTGAATCACCTCAAAGTACCGTTCAGTCCAGAGCAGGCCAAACTCGATACTAATCTATTGAGCTCATTGCAGGAGATCGGCGTGATATATGAAGATCTTGATGGCAAGTTGGGAGAAGAGAGACTGTTCTTACCTGAAATTTACAGATATGGGTTAGGCTTCGACACATCTGCAACAGGGCGCCCCAGAACCCAAGCATTACTTAAAAAAAATATTGGCAGCATCCCACTTTGA
- a CDS encoding superoxide dismutase, with product MAFELPALPYPRNALAPHISEETLNFHYGKHHQAYVDNLNKLVPGTDFEGKSLEDIMKKASGGVYNNAAQVWNHTFYWNSLSPNGGGEPKGALADAINKAFGSFAAFKEKFSASAVGNFGSGWTWLVKKSDGSVDIVNTGAAGNPLLDGHKPLLTCDVWEHAYYIDYRNARPKYVEAFWNLVNWDFASKNFG from the coding sequence ATGGCTTTCGAACTTCCTGCTCTGCCCTATCCCCGCAATGCGCTTGCTCCGCATATCTCCGAAGAAACCTTGAACTTCCATTACGGCAAACACCACCAGGCCTATGTCGATAATTTGAACAAACTGGTTCCTGGTACCGATTTTGAAGGCAAATCGCTGGAAGACATCATGAAAAAGGCCAGCGGTGGCGTGTACAACAATGCCGCCCAGGTGTGGAACCACACGTTCTATTGGAATTCGCTGTCACCAAACGGTGGTGGTGAGCCAAAAGGCGCGCTCGCCGATGCCATCAACAAAGCCTTCGGTTCGTTTGCCGCGTTCAAGGAAAAATTCAGCGCTTCCGCCGTCGGCAACTTCGGTTCCGGCTGGACCTGGCTGGTGAAAAAGTCTGACGGCAGTGTTGACATCGTCAACACCGGCGCCGCCGGCAACCCGTTGCTCGACGGTCACAAACCGCTGCTGACCTGCGATGTCTGGGAACACGCCTACTACATCGATTACCGCAATGCCCGCCCGAAATACGTCGAGGCATTCTGGAATCTGGTCAACTGGGATTTCGCTTCGAAAAACTTCGGTTAA
- a CDS encoding response regulator, with protein sequence MDVEILLVEDDPNDLDLTLRALRRKNVAQRIEIARDGVEALDFIFCQGEHQQRSIEQQPKLIMLDLKLPRVDGIQVLKKIKEDSRTQSIPVVVLTSSAEERDIRSTYELGVNSFVTKPVDFQAFTDTISQLAGYWLQVNQAPRASWIAS encoded by the coding sequence ATGGATGTGGAAATTCTGCTGGTAGAAGACGATCCGAACGATCTGGATCTGACCTTGCGAGCTTTGCGCAGGAAAAACGTTGCCCAGCGTATCGAAATCGCCCGCGACGGCGTCGAGGCCCTGGACTTTATTTTCTGCCAGGGCGAACACCAGCAACGCTCGATCGAGCAGCAACCGAAACTGATCATGCTCGACCTGAAACTGCCTCGGGTTGATGGCATCCAGGTACTGAAGAAAATCAAGGAAGATAGCCGTACTCAATCCATTCCGGTGGTCGTGCTGACCTCCTCTGCCGAGGAGCGGGATATTCGCAGCACCTATGAACTCGGCGTCAACAGCTTCGTAACCAAACCGGTCGATTTCCAAGCCTTCACCGACACCATCTCGCAATTGGCCGGTTATTGGCTGCAGGTCAATCAGGCGCCTCGGGCTTCGTGGATTGCCAGTTAA
- a CDS encoding ribonucleotide-diphosphate reductase subunit beta, which translates to MFSWDETEEQSAAKAAPLFNETEDQPAPVKTDTAAPKAVKKGVENPNVKAALNAIGDLDVAAGLEELEMGAARVSVDEKRMINCRADVNQLVPFKYDWAWQKYLDACANHWMPQEINMAKDVALWRSTDGLTEDERLVIMRNLGFFSTADSLVANNLVLAAYRHITNPECRQYLLRQAFEEAIHTHAYQYCVESLGMDEGEVFNMYREVPTVARKAAWALKYTQSLGNPLFKTGTTETDQELLRNLIAFYCVMEGMFFYCGFTQILSMGRRNKMTGVSEQFQYILRDESMHLNFGIDVINQIKYENPQLWTEEFKKEVIQMILEGTELEVQYARDTMPRGILGMNAAMMEEYLHFIANRRFAQLGLPEQYPGANNPFPWMSEIMDLKKEKNFFETRVIEYQTGGALSWD; encoded by the coding sequence ATGTTCAGTTGGGACGAAACTGAAGAGCAATCTGCAGCCAAAGCCGCACCGTTGTTTAACGAAACCGAAGACCAACCCGCTCCGGTCAAAACCGACACCGCTGCCCCAAAAGCGGTGAAAAAAGGCGTGGAAAATCCGAACGTTAAAGCCGCGCTGAATGCCATCGGTGATCTCGACGTTGCCGCCGGTCTCGAAGAACTGGAAATGGGTGCTGCCCGCGTTTCCGTTGACGAAAAGCGCATGATCAACTGCCGCGCCGACGTTAACCAACTGGTGCCGTTCAAATACGACTGGGCCTGGCAAAAATACCTCGATGCCTGCGCCAACCACTGGATGCCACAAGAAATCAACATGGCCAAAGACGTGGCCCTGTGGCGCTCCACCGACGGCCTGACCGAAGACGAACGCCTGGTCATCATGCGTAACTTAGGCTTCTTCTCGACCGCCGATTCACTGGTCGCGAACAACCTGGTGCTGGCCGCCTACCGTCACATCACCAACCCGGAATGCCGCCAGTACTTGCTGCGCCAAGCCTTCGAAGAAGCCATTCACACCCACGCCTATCAATACTGCGTGGAGTCGCTCGGCATGGACGAAGGCGAAGTGTTCAACATGTACCGCGAAGTGCCAACCGTGGCGCGCAAAGCCGCCTGGGCACTCAAGTACACACAAAGCTTGGGCAACCCGCTGTTCAAAACCGGCACCACCGAAACCGATCAAGAACTGCTGCGCAACCTGATCGCGTTCTACTGCGTCATGGAAGGCATGTTCTTCTACTGCGGCTTCACCCAAATTCTGTCGATGGGCCGCCGCAACAAAATGACCGGCGTGTCAGAGCAGTTCCAATACATTCTGCGCGACGAGTCGATGCACCTGAACTTCGGTATCGACGTGATCAACCAGATCAAATACGAAAACCCGCAGCTGTGGACCGAAGAGTTCAAGAAAGAAGTCATCCAGATGATTCTGGAAGGCACCGAACTCGAAGTGCAATACGCCCGCGACACCATGCCGCGCGGCATCCTCGGCATGAACGCCGCGATGATGGAAGAATACCTGCACTTCATCGCCAACCGCCGTTTCGCGCAATTGGGCCTGCCAGAACAATACCCAGGCGCCAATAACCCGTTCCCCTGGATGAGCGAAATCATGGACTTGAAGAAAGAGAAGAACTTCTTTGAGACCCGCGTGATTGAGTATCAGACTGGTGGGGCTTTGAGCTGGGATTAA
- a CDS encoding ribonucleoside-diphosphate reductase subunit alpha produces the protein MSTDTDLSATAPGQLRVIKRNGKVVVFDASKIEVAMTKAFLAVEGGQAAGSSRVHETVRQLSDLVFTTLNRRNPTGGTVHIEDIQDQVELALMRHGEQKVARAYVLYREQRAQERAAADKAAREAVGLNSQIRVKDKHGNLNPIDMARLDTLVKEACEGLSDVDANSILKDAVRNLYDGVAEKDVSTALIMTARTQIERDPNYTYVTARLLMDVIRSEALSFLGIAENAQQHDMGELYPRALKAFLEIGSEHELVSSELKTFDLDLLGAAIKPERDMQFTYLGLQTLYDRYFIHYHNTRFELPQVFFMRVAMGLAIREPQKNERAIEFYNMLSTFDYMSSTPTLFNSGTLHSQLSSCYLTTVPDDLGDIFDAIRDNALLSKFAGGLGNDWTPVRGLGAHIKGTNGKSQGVVPFMKVANDTAVAVNQGGKRKGAVCAYLETWHIDIEEFLDLRKNTGDDRRRTHDMNTANWVPDLFMKRVTDDQEWTLFTPNEVPDLHDLYGKAFEERYEHYERLAAEGKIRVFKKMAAKDLWRKMLSMLFETGHPWITFKDVCNLRSPQQHVGVVHSSNLCTEITLNTSKDEIAVCNLGSINLVNHIKDGQLDLDKLQKTVRAAVRMLDNVIDINFYPVPQAQNSNMKHRPVGLGIMGFQDALYLLGISYGSDAAVEFADRSMEAISYFAISASAELAEERGSYSTFNGSLWSKGVLPIDSVKAIAENRGAKYVEVDMSQTMDWNSLRERVKKGIRNSNIMAIAPTATIANITGVSQSIEPTYQNLYVKSNLSGEFTVINPFLVNELKKRDLWDNVMVNDLKYYDGSVQKIDRIPADVKAMFATAFEMDCKWLVEAGSRRQKWIDQAQSLNLYINQPSGKKLDLVYRMAWFRGLKTTYYLRSLGATSTEKSTVKSGALNAVAATPVAEPEPKLCSIENPDCEACQ, from the coding sequence ATGAGTACCGACACTGATTTATCCGCGACCGCCCCTGGTCAACTGCGCGTCATCAAGCGTAACGGCAAAGTCGTCGTTTTCGATGCCAGCAAAATTGAAGTGGCGATGACCAAGGCCTTCCTGGCTGTCGAAGGTGGCCAGGCCGCTGGCTCCAGCCGCGTCCATGAAACCGTGCGCCAGCTTTCCGACCTGGTGTTCACGACGCTGAATCGCCGCAACCCAACCGGCGGCACCGTGCATATAGAAGATATCCAGGACCAGGTCGAGCTGGCGCTGATGCGTCATGGCGAGCAAAAAGTCGCCCGCGCCTACGTGCTTTACCGCGAACAACGCGCCCAAGAACGTGCCGCCGCCGATAAAGCCGCCCGCGAAGCGGTTGGCCTCAATAGCCAAATCCGCGTCAAGGACAAGCACGGCAACCTGAACCCGATCGACATGGCCCGCCTCGACACGCTGGTCAAAGAAGCCTGCGAAGGCCTGAGCGATGTCGACGCCAACAGCATTCTGAAAGATGCGGTTCGTAACCTTTATGACGGCGTTGCCGAAAAAGACGTCTCGACCGCGCTGATCATGACCGCGCGTACGCAAATCGAGCGTGACCCGAACTACACCTACGTCACCGCCCGTTTGCTGATGGACGTTATCCGTTCCGAAGCCCTTTCCTTCCTCGGCATCGCCGAGAATGCTCAGCAACACGACATGGGTGAGTTGTACCCGCGCGCGCTGAAAGCCTTTCTGGAAATCGGTAGCGAGCACGAGCTCGTTTCCAGCGAACTGAAAACTTTCGATCTGGACCTGCTTGGCGCCGCCATCAAGCCAGAGCGCGATATGCAGTTCACTTATCTCGGCCTGCAAACACTGTACGACCGTTACTTCATTCACTACCACAACACCCGCTTTGAATTGCCGCAGGTGTTCTTCATGCGCGTGGCGATGGGCCTTGCCATTCGCGAGCCGCAAAAGAACGAGCGCGCGATTGAGTTCTACAACATGTTGTCGACCTTCGATTACATGAGCTCAACGCCAACGCTGTTCAACTCCGGCACGCTGCACTCACAGCTGTCGAGCTGCTACCTGACCACAGTGCCAGACGATCTCGGCGATATTTTCGACGCCATTCGCGACAACGCGCTGCTCTCGAAATTCGCCGGCGGTTTGGGTAACGACTGGACGCCAGTGCGCGGCCTGGGTGCCCACATCAAAGGCACCAACGGCAAATCGCAAGGCGTGGTGCCGTTCATGAAAGTGGCCAACGACACCGCCGTCGCCGTTAACCAGGGCGGCAAGCGTAAAGGCGCCGTTTGTGCATACCTGGAAACCTGGCACATCGACATCGAAGAATTCCTGGATCTGCGCAAGAACACCGGTGACGACCGTCGTCGTACCCACGACATGAACACCGCCAACTGGGTGCCGGATCTGTTCATGAAGCGCGTTACCGATGACCAGGAATGGACATTGTTCACACCGAACGAAGTGCCAGACCTGCACGACTTGTACGGCAAAGCATTCGAAGAGCGCTACGAGCATTACGAGCGCTTGGCTGCTGAAGGCAAAATCCGCGTCTTCAAGAAAATGGCTGCCAAAGATCTGTGGCGCAAAATGCTGTCGATGCTGTTCGAAACCGGCCATCCGTGGATCACGTTCAAAGACGTTTGCAACCTGCGCTCGCCGCAGCAGCACGTCGGCGTTGTACACAGCTCGAACCTGTGCACCGAGATCACGCTGAACACCAGCAAAGACGAAATCGCCGTTTGTAACTTGGGTTCGATTAACCTCGTTAACCACATCAAAGACGGCCAGCTCGACCTCGACAAACTGCAGAAGACCGTGCGCGCCGCCGTGCGCATGCTCGACAACGTTATCGACATCAACTTCTACCCGGTGCCGCAAGCACAGAACTCCAACATGAAGCACCGCCCGGTTGGTCTGGGCATCATGGGCTTCCAGGACGCGCTGTACCTGCTCGGCATTTCCTATGGTTCTGATGCCGCCGTTGAATTTGCCGACCGCTCGATGGAAGCCATCAGCTACTTCGCGATTTCTGCTTCGGCAGAACTCGCCGAAGAGCGTGGCAGCTACAGCACCTTCAACGGTTCGCTGTGGAGCAAAGGTGTACTGCCAATCGACTCGGTGAAAGCCATTGCCGAAAACCGTGGCGCGAAATACGTCGAAGTCGACATGAGCCAGACGATGGACTGGAACAGCTTGCGCGAGCGCGTGAAAAAAGGCATCCGCAACTCCAACATCATGGCCATCGCCCCGACCGCGACCATCGCCAACATCACTGGCGTGTCGCAATCGATTGAGCCGACTTACCAGAACCTGTACGTCAAATCGAACCTCTCGGGTGAGTTCACCGTGATCAACCCGTTCCTGGTCAACGAGCTGAAAAAGCGTGATCTGTGGGACAACGTCATGGTCAACGATCTGAAGTACTACGACGGTTCGGTACAAAAAATCGATCGCATTCCCGCCGACGTAAAAGCGATGTTCGCGACCGCGTTCGAAATGGATTGCAAATGGTTGGTCGAAGCCGGCAGCCGCCGTCAAAAGTGGATCGATCAAGCCCAAAGCTTGAACCTGTACATCAACCAGCCGAGCGGCAAAAAGCTGGATCTGGTTTACCGCATGGCCTGGTTCCGTGGCTTGAAGACCACCTACTACCTGCGCTCACTCGGCGCCACCAGCACCGAGAAATCCACCGTCAAGAGCGGTGCCTTGAACGCGGTAGCGGCCACCCCGGTAGCCGAACCAGAACCAAAACTGTGCAGCATCGAAAACCCGGATTGCGAAGCCTGCCAGTAA